In one Uloborus diversus isolate 005 unplaced genomic scaffold, Udiv.v.3.1 scaffold_12, whole genome shotgun sequence genomic region, the following are encoded:
- the LOC129232372 gene encoding ankyrin repeat and protein kinase domain-containing protein 1-like, whose translation MCGDTERIRGLLDGGLDTRARDVRGNTPLHLALLSGKEAAAELLVDADCLTHVEDENRFTPLHLAAWRGYVNVVRMLLAGGAKASAKDGDERTPLHLAVYWGREVAAEVLLGATPECDGPDCHGRTPLHYAAREGLGNGARALVSRGARLEAEDRYGHCPLYLALTEGYDGVARVLLATYAWRDIEIHWEETGLPQDDVERGIRLLCEADMREARVEGSRLSLRDLARRHPSRLARRLSDEAIRRLSDRDLLARDFPLFGDLLLVRLGEIRERRALEDRFLRCFPLLCSPLPTTCTDILLACLADDDLRHFARAAEL comes from the coding sequence ATGTGCGGAGACACGGAGAGGATCAGGGGGCTGCTGGACGGAGGCCTGGACACGAGAGCGAGGGATGTGCGTGGAAATACGCCCCTCCACCTGGCTCTGTTGTCGGGGAAAGAGGCCGCGGCAGAGCTGCTTGTGGACGCCGACTGCCTCACGCATGTCGAGGATGAAAATAGGTTCACCCCTCTGCATCTCGCTGCCTGGAGGGGGTATGTGAATGTCGTCCGTATGTTGCTCGCGGGAGGGGCGAAAGCAAGTGCGAAAGACGGAGATGAACGGACGCCCCTCCATCTTGCCGTGTACTGGGGGAGGGAGGTCGCGGCGGAAGTGCTGCTGGGGGCCACCCCCGAATGCGACGGGCCAGACTGTCACGGCCGCACCCCCCTGCACTACGCTGCGAGAGAAGGTCTCGGGAATGGAGCGAGAGCCTTGGTGTCGAGGGGTGCGCGTCTGGAGGCTGAAGATAGATATGGACACTGTCCCCTGTATTTAGCCTTAACGGAAGGATACGACGGTGTGGCGAGGGTGCTCCTGGCGACGTACGCGTGGAGGGACATAGAAATACATTGGGAGGAGACGGGGCTCCCGCAGGATGACGTGGAGCGCGGCATCCGGCTGCTGTGCGAGGCCGATATGAGGGAGGCCCGGGTGGAGGGTTCCCGCCTCTCCCTCCGCGACCTCGCCCGCCGACACCCCTCCCGCCTGGCCCGGCGCCTCTCCGACGAGGCGATCCGGCGGCTCTCGGACCGGGACCTCCTGGCGCGGGACTTCCCGCTCTTCGGCGACCTCCTCCTCGTCCGGCTGGGGGAGATCCGGGAGCGGAGGGCCCTGGAAGACCGCTTCCTGCGCTGCTTCCCCCTCCTCTGTTCGCCCCTGCCCACCACGTGCACCGACATCCTCCTCGCGTGCCTGGCGGACGACGACCTGAGGCACTTCGCCCGGGCCGCGGAGCTCTAG